In Halobacteriovorax marinus SJ, the following proteins share a genomic window:
- a CDS encoding DUF547 domain-containing protein, with translation MKLFILLLLSTIQVANAFDHSHVLWQKVLDENLHIKNKQALLDYKNIKEKPLSLNQYLLQLSSLKKEEFDNFTRDQKLALLINAYNAHTVKLIIDHYPVKSIKDIGSLFTSAFKEDFFFFLGHKRNLDWIEHEVIRKKYKEPRIHFALVCASISCPNLQKKAFTANNLEKLFESSAHFFINNATKNDYKDGTLYLSKIFKWYRLDFKGLRAFIKKYSKHKEITDKTPIQWLNYNWELNEWK, from the coding sequence ATGAAATTATTCATTCTCTTACTTCTAAGCACTATCCAAGTTGCAAATGCATTTGATCACTCTCACGTTCTTTGGCAAAAAGTTTTAGATGAGAATTTGCATATTAAAAATAAGCAGGCCCTATTAGACTACAAGAATATAAAAGAGAAACCCTTATCTCTCAATCAATACCTTCTCCAACTCTCCTCACTTAAAAAAGAAGAATTTGATAATTTTACAAGAGATCAAAAACTAGCTCTTCTCATTAATGCCTATAATGCACACACTGTGAAGTTGATCATCGATCACTATCCGGTGAAGAGTATCAAAGATATTGGTTCACTTTTTACAAGTGCATTTAAAGAAGACTTCTTTTTCTTTCTCGGTCACAAGAGAAATCTAGATTGGATCGAACATGAAGTGATTAGAAAGAAGTATAAAGAACCAAGAATTCACTTCGCTCTCGTCTGCGCAAGTATAAGCTGTCCTAACCTTCAGAAGAAGGCCTTCACAGCAAATAACCTAGAAAAGCTATTTGAGTCCTCAGCACATTTCTTTATTAACAATGCAACAAAGAATGACTACAAAGATGGAACTCTCTATCTCTCAAAAATCTTCAAGTGGTATAGGTTAGACTTTAAAGGTCTTAGAGCTTTTATAAAAAAATATTCAAAGCATAAAGAGATTACAGATAAAACACCAATCCAGTGGCTCAATTACAACTGGGAGCTAAATGAATGGAAGTAA
- a CDS encoding radical SAM protein, which produces MEVSKYAKWENRYTTAKNEERGSVPFTSLKTLWFNSGTLCNLACDNCYIESSPKNDRLAYLTLADVKKYIDEVKENSWQLESIGITGGEPFLNPHIIEILEECLSLGVPVLVLTNAHKVLKRWEKKLLALKEQYSDLLRLRVSLDHYTKEIHEGERGEGTFAPTMKSLEWLYLNEFHISIAGRSLFKESQEVAKQGYGNLLKKHKIDIEISPDTLVIFPEMKATEDVPEITVDCWNILNVSPTDQMCSTQRMIVKRKGEASPKVLACTLIAYNKEFELGETLLESFKDIHLNHPFCAKFCVLGGASCSSTN; this is translated from the coding sequence ATGGAAGTAAGTAAATATGCTAAGTGGGAAAATCGCTACACCACAGCTAAGAATGAAGAGCGAGGTAGCGTACCATTCACTTCACTAAAAACTCTCTGGTTTAATAGTGGAACCCTATGTAACCTTGCATGCGATAATTGCTATATTGAATCGAGTCCAAAGAATGATCGCCTCGCCTACCTCACTCTAGCTGATGTGAAGAAATATATTGATGAAGTCAAAGAGAACTCTTGGCAATTAGAGAGCATCGGAATTACTGGTGGAGAACCTTTTCTAAATCCACATATCATAGAAATACTCGAAGAGTGTTTATCTCTTGGAGTTCCAGTTCTAGTTCTTACAAATGCTCATAAAGTATTGAAGAGATGGGAGAAGAAATTACTAGCTCTTAAAGAACAATACTCTGATCTCCTTCGCTTAAGAGTTTCCCTCGATCACTATACAAAAGAAATCCATGAAGGAGAGCGAGGAGAAGGAACCTTCGCTCCTACTATGAAGTCCTTAGAGTGGCTCTATCTGAATGAATTTCATATTAGTATCGCTGGAAGATCTCTCTTTAAAGAGAGTCAGGAAGTAGCAAAGCAGGGTTATGGGAATCTACTTAAAAAGCATAAAATAGATATTGAAATCTCCCCAGATACACTTGTTATTTTCCCAGAGATGAAGGCCACAGAAGATGTTCCAGAGATCACAGTAGATTGCTGGAATATATTGAATGTCTCCCCTACAGACCAAATGTGCTCAACACAGAGAATGATCGTAAAAAGAAAAGGAGAGGCTTCTCCTAAAGTTCTCGCCTGTACACTCATTGCATATAACAAGGAATTTGAATTGGGCGAAACTCTCCTTGAGTCATTTAAAGATATTCACCTCAATCATCCATTTTGTGCAAAATTCTGCGTATTAGGTGGAGCAAGTTGCTCAAGTACTAATTAA
- a CDS encoding trypsin-like serine peptidase: MLVKSAAAVALFSLISISSNASDKSICGRTDDRVPSTDAKVARALDSRTGTGGCTVTMIGRTCAISAGHCKSVLKIAEFNTPMSDSRGRIQHPGVEDVYEIDQESIVYRNGGVGNDYAVMKVLPNNVTGAYAGDIQGHYNVTFDRPVKGDVIRITGYGLDYNDDERNLAQQTHTGEIMSTSSRSGSATMTHVADTMGGNSGSSILKESTSEIVAIHTHGGCSSRGGSNSSTLIADHQILKDAITACLATEPQD; encoded by the coding sequence ATGTTAGTAAAATCTGCAGCGGCAGTTGCTTTATTCAGTCTAATTTCAATTTCATCAAATGCATCAGATAAGTCTATTTGCGGAAGAACCGACGATAGAGTTCCTTCTACAGATGCTAAGGTTGCTAGAGCACTAGACTCTAGAACTGGAACTGGTGGATGTACTGTAACAATGATTGGCCGTACATGTGCTATTTCAGCAGGACACTGTAAGTCAGTTTTAAAAATTGCAGAATTTAATACTCCAATGTCAGATAGCAGAGGAAGAATTCAACATCCAGGTGTTGAAGATGTATATGAAATTGACCAAGAGTCAATTGTTTATAGAAATGGTGGAGTTGGAAACGACTACGCTGTTATGAAAGTACTTCCTAACAATGTTACAGGTGCCTATGCAGGAGATATCCAAGGTCACTATAATGTAACTTTTGATAGACCAGTAAAAGGTGACGTAATCAGAATTACTGGATACGGACTTGATTACAATGATGACGAGAGAAATCTTGCTCAACAAACTCACACTGGTGAAATCATGAGTACATCTTCTCGTTCAGGAAGCGCTACTATGACTCACGTTGCAGACACTATGGGTGGAAACTCAGGTTCTTCAATCCTTAAAGAGTCTACAAGTGAAATCGTGGCCATCCACACTCACGGTGGTTGTTCTTCAAGAGGTGGATCAAACTCATCTACACTTATTGCTGATCACCAAATCTTAAAAGATGCAATTACAGCTTGTCTTGCGACAGAGCCACAAGACTAA
- the rplT gene encoding 50S ribosomal protein L20, with product MSRVRRGFKARRRRNKIAKLAKGFHFSRRTKYKLTADTVKRALHYSYIGRKLLKRDMRRLWITRISAAAKQLDGSYSKFMGNLKKNGSELNRKMLAEIAATDFESFKAIYEQSKK from the coding sequence ATGTCTAGAGTTAGAAGAGGCTTTAAGGCCAGAAGAAGAAGAAACAAAATCGCTAAGCTTGCAAAAGGTTTTCACTTTTCAAGAAGAACTAAGTACAAATTAACAGCTGACACTGTTAAGAGAGCATTACATTACTCTTATATCGGAAGAAAGTTACTTAAGAGAGATATGAGAAGATTGTGGATCACAAGAATTTCTGCAGCTGCAAAACAACTTGATGGTTCATACTCTAAATTCATGGGTAACCTTAAGAAGAACGGTTCTGAGTTAAATAGAAAAATGCTTGCTGAAATCGCAGCGACTGACTTCGAGTCATTCAAAGCAATCTACGAGCAATCTAAGAAGTAA
- the rpmI gene encoding 50S ribosomal protein L35, with translation MPKMKTRRAAAKRFKAVGNGKFKRKRANLRHILEKKAHDCKKRAGKTDYVDQADLGRVKAMLPYA, from the coding sequence ATGCCTAAGATGAAAACCAGAAGAGCAGCTGCTAAGAGATTTAAAGCTGTTGGTAATGGTAAATTTAAAAGAAAGAGAGCAAACTTAAGACACATTCTTGAGAAAAAAGCTCACGACTGTAAGAAAAGAGCAGGTAAGACAGACTACGTAGATCAAGCAGATCTAGGTCGTGTTAAGGCCATGCTTCCATACGCATAA
- the infC gene encoding translation initiation factor IF-3, with product MKDKHRGGRGKNLGPRINDQIRISECRLIGDDGTAYGVVSLDKARDIASDLGLDLVEVSPTAKPPVVKVIDYGKFKYDQQKKANEAKKKQAQVSLKEIQFRPNIEAHDLETKLKRAEKFLGQGDKIKMVMQFRGREMAYKDLGLSKFKDILATVEEMGSQVESEPKMMGNRIITIVAPTKKALQKSAATKSTEEAAES from the coding sequence ATTAAAGACAAGCATCGCGGTGGTAGAGGAAAGAATTTAGGTCCTCGAATTAATGATCAAATAAGAATCAGCGAATGTAGATTAATTGGTGATGACGGAACTGCTTATGGTGTCGTCAGTTTAGATAAGGCCAGAGATATTGCATCTGATCTAGGTCTAGACCTTGTTGAAGTTTCTCCAACGGCCAAACCTCCTGTTGTTAAAGTTATTGATTACGGGAAATTCAAATACGACCAACAAAAGAAGGCCAACGAAGCTAAGAAAAAGCAGGCTCAGGTTTCTTTAAAAGAAATTCAATTTAGACCAAATATTGAGGCCCATGATTTAGAAACAAAGCTTAAGAGAGCGGAGAAATTCTTAGGTCAGGGTGATAAAATTAAAATGGTTATGCAATTTCGTGGACGTGAAATGGCCTATAAAGATCTAGGTCTTTCAAAGTTCAAGGATATCCTTGCAACTGTTGAAGAGATGGGTTCTCAAGTTGAATCTGAGCCTAAGATGATGGGAAATCGTATTATTACTATCGTTGCTCCAACGAAGAAAGCTCTACAGAAATCTGCTGCAACAAAATCAACTGAAGAAGCCGCAGAGTCTTAA
- a CDS encoding 1-acyl-sn-glycerol-3-phosphate acyltransferase produces MSLFNSQEKIVLSYPKLKERIESRDNPKEEREKAIKILHEIRAEFSKTYIKSFQKLLDSTLPKLYDGVNFSENGVDFNKLVKEKSVVMVPNHQSHADYVAINYMVFKKYGFPLYVAGGNNLNIFPIGKLFRKSGCFFIRRSFASDILYKITLEAYLYYLLMNQKPIEFFFEGGRSRTGKLLSPKYGLYQMLLEAHSHLPEDQKKDLAFVPVSIVHEYVPEQKSLAKELGGAKKTKESTGQLLSLFKLFSYQFGSVHIKLGEPVIAQKKCDQSLKEEVQNLAFECFRTVGANMSVTPSALLGLILLDEPAGALDWTDILAKGRQIISFCDTYRIPYTDSMQESKLEDSLGRALDIMIGNKKIDVIGKSSRSHTFYAIKEEHRQELLYFKNTILHHFLIPWVINYAWINLFSGKIETVSDLKKLFLGHRRLLKHEFYLPTIKDFMEKSFILLSYIIGRDISSLEECLELSHKELYTIASSLGVFSRSFNYIIEAYYTSACTLKALNDSAGESGFKMSDYNKKFKEIHKEEKELAVIVKFPESNSEPLMKSSIKYFLHEQMIENKEGSFSVTNLKLLEENIANFENLLLELRKFNLRSQG; encoded by the coding sequence ATGAGTCTATTTAATAGTCAAGAAAAGATCGTTCTCTCTTATCCAAAGTTGAAAGAGAGAATCGAATCCAGAGATAATCCTAAAGAAGAAAGAGAAAAGGCCATTAAGATTCTTCACGAAATTAGGGCCGAATTTTCTAAGACATATATAAAGTCTTTTCAAAAATTACTGGATTCAACTCTTCCCAAACTCTATGACGGGGTAAACTTCTCAGAGAACGGTGTAGATTTTAATAAGCTCGTTAAAGAAAAGTCTGTAGTGATGGTACCGAATCATCAGTCTCACGCAGACTATGTGGCCATAAATTATATGGTCTTTAAAAAATATGGTTTTCCTCTCTACGTTGCTGGTGGGAATAACCTTAATATTTTTCCTATCGGAAAACTCTTTAGAAAATCTGGTTGCTTCTTTATTAGGCGCTCTTTTGCGAGTGATATTCTCTATAAGATTACTCTTGAGGCCTATCTTTATTATTTATTAATGAATCAAAAGCCAATTGAGTTCTTCTTCGAGGGGGGAAGGTCAAGAACGGGGAAATTACTTTCTCCAAAGTATGGCCTCTACCAAATGCTCTTAGAAGCTCACAGCCACTTGCCTGAAGATCAGAAGAAAGATTTAGCTTTTGTTCCAGTGAGTATTGTTCACGAGTATGTTCCAGAGCAAAAGTCTCTGGCCAAAGAACTTGGTGGTGCAAAGAAGACTAAAGAGAGTACGGGACAATTACTTAGTCTTTTTAAACTCTTTAGTTATCAATTTGGATCTGTTCATATCAAATTAGGGGAGCCTGTTATTGCACAAAAGAAGTGTGATCAATCTCTTAAAGAAGAGGTTCAGAACTTAGCGTTTGAGTGCTTTAGAACTGTTGGTGCAAATATGAGTGTGACTCCTTCTGCACTACTTGGTCTGATTCTCTTGGACGAGCCTGCAGGTGCTTTGGATTGGACTGATATTCTTGCTAAAGGTCGTCAGATAATTAGCTTCTGTGACACTTATAGAATTCCTTATACAGATTCCATGCAAGAGTCAAAGTTAGAAGATAGCCTTGGTCGTGCTCTGGATATAATGATTGGAAATAAGAAAATAGATGTTATAGGCAAGAGTTCTAGAAGCCATACTTTCTATGCGATCAAAGAAGAACATAGACAAGAGCTTCTCTATTTTAAGAATACAATTCTTCACCACTTCTTAATTCCATGGGTAATTAATTATGCATGGATAAATCTCTTTAGTGGAAAAATTGAAACAGTTAGTGATCTAAAGAAATTATTCCTAGGACATAGAAGATTACTTAAGCACGAATTCTATCTTCCTACGATTAAAGATTTTATGGAGAAGTCTTTTATACTTCTCTCTTATATTATTGGTAGAGATATAAGTTCTCTAGAGGAATGCTTAGAGCTTTCACATAAAGAACTCTATACAATTGCTTCAAGCCTCGGTGTTTTCTCTAGATCATTCAATTATATTATTGAGGCCTATTACACTAGTGCCTGTACTCTTAAGGCGTTAAATGACTCTGCTGGTGAGAGTGGATTTAAGATGTCTGATTACAATAAGAAGTTTAAAGAAATACACAAAGAAGAAAAGGAGTTGGCCGTCATTGTTAAATTTCCTGAATCTAACTCTGAGCCATTGATGAAATCTTCTATTAAGTATTTTCTCCACGAGCAGATGATCGAAAATAAAGAAGGCTCTTTCAGTGTCACGAATTTAAAATTACTAGAAGAGAATATTGCCAATTTTGAAAATCTTCTTCTTGAACTTAGAAAGTTCAATCTTCGCTCACAAGGATAG
- the guaB gene encoding IMP dehydrogenase — protein sequence MELVFNAQQILKRGKGLTFDDVLLVPRHSEIASRRIPSLRSKATKNFEIETPVISANMDTVTGVEMACAMAKLGGLGILHRFMSPEEQVEDVKKIQKYIKDNNLSGPVAASIGVKEEGKLRAKLLADIGVDILTIDIAHGDSVMMLETLEYVKKTWPHIDVIAGNVATGEGVKRMIDLGADAVKVGIGPGSMCTTRIITGHGVPQLSAIAMCVEEAIKHDVPVIADGGIKTSGDIVKALCAGAQTIMAGSLLSGTLETPGELKGGMKEYRGMASKAAQVSWRGELPKGMAAEGVDTMVPCKGPVEEVISELTGGLRSGMTYLGVDNIADMKEVGLFMEMSTSGMVESRPHGKN from the coding sequence ATGGAACTCGTGTTCAATGCACAGCAAATTTTAAAGCGTGGTAAAGGTCTAACTTTTGATGATGTCTTATTAGTTCCTAGACATTCAGAGATTGCTTCAAGAAGAATACCTTCTCTAAGGTCAAAGGCCACAAAGAATTTTGAAATCGAGACACCAGTTATTTCTGCAAATATGGATACAGTGACAGGCGTAGAAATGGCGTGTGCCATGGCCAAGCTAGGTGGACTTGGAATCCTACACCGTTTTATGTCTCCAGAAGAGCAAGTTGAAGACGTTAAGAAAATTCAAAAATATATTAAAGATAATAATTTAAGCGGACCTGTTGCTGCATCTATCGGTGTAAAGGAAGAGGGAAAGTTAAGAGCGAAGTTACTTGCAGATATCGGTGTTGATATTTTAACGATTGATATCGCACACGGTGACTCTGTCATGATGCTTGAAACACTTGAGTACGTTAAGAAAACATGGCCTCATATTGATGTCATTGCTGGAAACGTTGCTACTGGTGAAGGTGTTAAGAGAATGATTGATCTTGGTGCCGATGCCGTTAAGGTTGGAATTGGTCCAGGTTCAATGTGTACAACTAGAATCATTACTGGGCATGGGGTTCCTCAACTCTCTGCTATCGCTATGTGTGTTGAAGAGGCCATTAAGCATGATGTTCCTGTTATTGCCGATGGTGGAATCAAAACATCAGGAGATATCGTAAAGGCCCTTTGTGCTGGAGCTCAGACAATTATGGCCGGTTCACTTCTTTCTGGAACTCTTGAGACTCCGGGTGAGCTTAAGGGTGGAATGAAAGAATACCGTGGAATGGCATCTAAAGCTGCTCAGGTATCTTGGAGAGGAGAACTACCTAAGGGAATGGCCGCAGAGGGTGTCGACACAATGGTGCCATGTAAAGGGCCAGTTGAGGAAGTTATCTCTGAGCTTACAGGTGGACTTAGATCGGGAATGACTTACCTAGGTGTAGATAATATTGCTGATATGAAAGAAGTAGGTCTCTTCATGGAGATGAGTACTTCTGGAATGGTTGAATCTAGGCCACACGGAAAGAATTAA
- a CDS encoding winged helix-turn-helix domain-containing protein: MLDLILGSKTAQKIFLHLFHYGETYPSAVAKDMKISLSAVQKQFERFENAGLIISKLQGRTRVYQFNLRNGAIVKPFMEMVKAVYDSIPLREKEEMFEVRRRPRRVGKPVIGRKK, translated from the coding sequence ATGCTAGATTTGATTTTAGGTTCAAAAACCGCACAGAAAATATTCTTACATTTATTTCACTACGGGGAAACTTATCCTTCAGCTGTGGCCAAGGATATGAAGATCTCTCTTAGTGCAGTTCAAAAGCAATTTGAGAGATTTGAAAATGCAGGGCTTATAATTTCTAAACTTCAAGGACGTACTCGGGTTTACCAATTTAATCTAAGAAATGGTGCCATTGTTAAACCTTTTATGGAGATGGTTAAAGCAGTATATGACTCTATTCCTTTGAGAGAAAAAGAAGAAATGTTTGAGGTAAGAAGAAGGCCACGAAGGGTAGGGAAACCTGTTATTGGACGTAAAAAGTGA
- a CDS encoding Na/Pi symporter, protein MIPIERIWPLLGGVALFIFSINFLVLSMQSLFGEVLRGLNAKTVIRSRNSFLMGLLSGASVLSVYSCTNMILGLVNSGIVKFSISALFIMGVNLGASIFPWLFTFDLSHWSYLFLFIGAVGHFFIRVLAVKLFSRVVLGVGFLYLGLDLCINFFNSDTLRIPTSLVEGHEFLSLLIAIILGVLVSYFLNSTVLLIGLFMAFFYTHNISVELSCAVMAGASLGPCIKLYLNSKKGNIEGQRSALFNIILNSLSIPSALIYLTFFSSSLALVQSYIGLNFVLPFFYTVLNAFNIIVSLVFFKFIREIVFKMIPTPEIKIPQRLIAFGRSDELIPATALWQGHKEMYKLKSIVDRMFDQIAIYISDTEGSPRQLAKIKKYEDITDRISKEMEVFIRSLMENTLNSSQAKESLSILFVAKEFEAIADYLNNFVTNKTKIVIEEGLEEVHLERIVELLSKVRSFYEICCENLGAGVKSDPLEIRDISNELKEECENLRHGNENPSLLYSDMIISLRKVRSHCYGLYLARLSQ, encoded by the coding sequence ATGATTCCCATCGAACGTATCTGGCCGCTCTTAGGCGGTGTTGCCCTCTTTATTTTCTCTATAAACTTTCTAGTGCTCTCCATGCAATCGCTCTTTGGTGAAGTCCTGCGTGGATTAAATGCAAAGACAGTTATTCGATCTCGCAATTCATTTTTAATGGGACTCTTGAGCGGGGCAAGTGTGCTAAGTGTTTACTCTTGCACCAATATGATTCTTGGTCTGGTTAATTCGGGAATTGTTAAATTTAGTATCTCGGCGCTCTTTATTATGGGAGTTAACTTAGGAGCTTCGATCTTTCCGTGGCTCTTCACTTTTGATCTCTCTCATTGGTCTTACTTATTTCTTTTCATAGGTGCCGTGGGCCACTTCTTTATTAGAGTATTGGCCGTAAAATTATTTTCTAGAGTTGTTCTAGGAGTAGGTTTTCTCTACTTAGGATTAGATCTCTGTATTAACTTCTTTAATTCAGATACCCTGAGAATTCCAACCTCTTTGGTAGAAGGTCACGAATTTCTCTCTCTACTTATCGCAATTATTCTTGGCGTTTTAGTATCATACTTTCTAAATAGTACGGTTCTTTTAATAGGTCTCTTCATGGCCTTTTTCTATACTCACAATATCTCTGTGGAACTCTCTTGTGCTGTCATGGCGGGAGCTTCGCTAGGGCCGTGTATTAAGTTGTACCTAAATTCGAAGAAGGGAAATATTGAAGGTCAGCGCTCAGCTCTCTTTAATATTATTTTAAATTCTCTCTCAATTCCAAGTGCTCTCATTTATCTTACATTCTTTTCTAGTAGCTTGGCACTTGTTCAGTCTTATATTGGACTTAACTTTGTTCTTCCATTCTTTTATACAGTGCTGAATGCTTTTAATATTATTGTATCGCTCGTTTTCTTTAAGTTTATAAGAGAGATTGTCTTTAAAATGATTCCAACACCAGAGATTAAGATCCCTCAGAGATTAATTGCGTTTGGTAGATCTGATGAACTCATTCCTGCGACAGCACTGTGGCAAGGTCACAAGGAAATGTATAAATTAAAGAGTATTGTCGATCGAATGTTTGATCAAATTGCTATCTATATAAGTGATACAGAGGGAAGTCCTAGACAACTTGCTAAGATCAAAAAATATGAAGATATTACTGATCGTATTAGTAAGGAGATGGAAGTCTTTATTAGATCACTTATGGAAAACACTCTCAATTCATCACAGGCCAAAGAGTCTCTATCTATTCTCTTCGTGGCAAAAGAGTTTGAGGCCATAGCAGATTACCTCAATAACTTTGTGACAAATAAAACAAAGATCGTAATTGAAGAAGGTCTTGAAGAGGTTCACTTAGAGAGAATTGTTGAACTACTTTCTAAAGTGAGGTCTTTCTATGAAATTTGTTGCGAGAATTTAGGTGCGGGAGTTAAGAGTGATCCTTTAGAGATACGAGATATTTCTAACGAGCTGAAAGAGGAGTGTGAGAATCTTCGTCACGGCAACGAAAACCCATCTCTTCTTTATTCAGATATGATTATTTCTCTTAGAAAAGTCCGCTCTCACTGTTATGGGCTCTACCTCGCTCGTCTCTCACAGTGA
- a CDS encoding Rossmann-fold NAD(P)-binding domain-containing protein, translated as MITGLKVINLPAGTKVAPPKNGELFILETCQRTLVLGYNFVPFHHIDCTGLDMETFVSDKAYSYLLETICGLKSKLLGENEITSQFKKSYTKYLEYGVRNSQIMSILEKLFMDAKKIRTSYLREIGQQTYAGIARKLLRTISDEGDVLILGSGQLAEDSIKLLARKYRLFLSARNSLKALALKEKYSDYNIQIVEWDDQKSWSTFSNIINTIGTNRYFINHDFFLNWAINQKRLFIDLGSPCMLNTPFSTTESVYRLEDIFEFGKVLNESKQQKVQSAQAAIETLVQKRINSFALSLPFGWEEVQFV; from the coding sequence ATGATTACTGGACTTAAAGTTATAAACCTCCCAGCAGGAACAAAAGTTGCGCCTCCAAAGAATGGAGAGCTCTTTATATTGGAAACTTGCCAAAGAACATTGGTCTTAGGCTATAACTTCGTACCATTTCACCATATTGACTGCACTGGCCTAGACATGGAGACTTTTGTTTCAGACAAGGCCTATAGCTACCTTCTAGAAACCATTTGTGGTTTAAAGAGTAAACTCCTTGGTGAGAATGAAATCACGTCTCAATTTAAGAAATCCTATACAAAGTATTTAGAGTACGGTGTCAGAAACTCTCAAATCATGTCCATCCTCGAAAAATTATTTATGGATGCCAAAAAGATTAGAACATCTTACTTGAGAGAAATCGGGCAACAAACTTACGCTGGAATTGCTAGAAAGCTTCTTAGAACTATTTCAGACGAAGGAGATGTTCTCATTCTTGGATCTGGGCAATTGGCTGAAGACTCAATTAAGTTACTGGCAAGAAAGTACCGCCTCTTTTTGAGTGCGAGAAACTCTCTAAAGGCCTTGGCCCTAAAAGAGAAGTATAGTGATTACAATATACAAATCGTTGAATGGGATGATCAAAAGTCTTGGTCAACATTTTCAAATATCATTAATACCATTGGTACGAATAGATACTTTATCAATCATGATTTCTTTTTGAATTGGGCAATTAATCAAAAGAGGTTATTCATTGATTTAGGCTCTCCTTGTATGTTAAATACGCCTTTTAGCACTACAGAAAGTGTCTACAGACTTGAAGATATCTTTGAGTTTGGAAAAGTACTTAATGAAAGTAAACAGCAGAAAGTTCAAAGCGCCCAAGCAGCAATAGAAACTCTTGTACAAAAAAGAATTAATTCCTTTGCTCTCAGCCTACCTTTCGGCTGGGAGGAAGTTCAGTTTGTCTAA